A stretch of the Fimbriimonadaceae bacterium genome encodes the following:
- a CDS encoding glycoside hydrolase family 76 protein, translating to MLIGFMLATVVALPPISPPSQEDDFRAWGLSTLTRVRDSFRLENGLYAEALDEREPAFNWGVGVLMSAMAAAAAEDPAWKAELRAYVEATRAYWNPEGPVAGYDVLPMPKSADRYYDDNAWMVLALVEASDVLGEPKFLTFAEEALKYVLSGEDGALGGGIYWREAKKESKNTCSNGPSAAACLAVYERTREPELLAKAKTLYSWTKTHLQDPEDGLFWDSIRLDGSVGRTKWSYNTALMIRTAATLARLTGEASFREDAERMAEASHKRWIVNGRLADEAKFAFLLVDSWTLVPSSGRARAARDAMRWLQEHGRGPDGWFGSRFDRKPAKDHKPTLIDQAAAVRALLAGGLRREGPAPRARARR from the coding sequence ATGCTCATTGGATTCATGCTTGCGACGGTCGTTGCTCTGCCCCCGATTTCTCCGCCAAGCCAGGAGGACGACTTCCGCGCATGGGGCCTCTCGACTCTCACGCGCGTGCGCGATTCCTTCCGATTGGAGAACGGACTGTACGCCGAGGCGCTCGACGAACGTGAACCTGCATTCAACTGGGGAGTCGGCGTGCTGATGAGCGCGATGGCGGCCGCGGCGGCGGAGGACCCGGCATGGAAAGCAGAGCTTCGCGCCTATGTTGAAGCGACGCGCGCGTACTGGAATCCTGAGGGGCCCGTCGCGGGCTACGACGTGCTCCCCATGCCCAAGTCCGCCGATCGCTACTACGACGACAACGCGTGGATGGTCCTCGCGCTCGTCGAGGCCTCGGACGTGCTTGGGGAACCCAAATTCCTCACGTTCGCGGAGGAAGCGCTCAAATACGTCCTGAGCGGCGAGGACGGGGCCCTTGGGGGAGGCATTTACTGGCGCGAAGCGAAGAAGGAGAGCAAGAACACCTGCTCCAACGGCCCCTCGGCCGCGGCTTGTCTCGCGGTCTACGAGCGGACCCGAGAGCCGGAGCTCCTGGCCAAGGCCAAGACCCTCTACTCGTGGACGAAGACGCACCTTCAGGACCCGGAGGACGGGCTCTTCTGGGATTCCATCCGCCTGGATGGCAGCGTGGGAAGGACCAAGTGGTCGTACAACACTGCCCTCATGATTCGGACCGCGGCGACCCTCGCGCGGCTCACGGGCGAGGCCTCTTTCCGAGAAGATGCCGAGCGCATGGCGGAGGCAAGCCACAAGCGGTGGATCGTGAATGGCCGATTGGCGGACGAGGCCAAGTTCGCGTTCCTGCTTGTCGACAGTTGGACGCTCGTTCCCTCTTCGGGCCGGGCCCGCGCGGCGCGCGACGCCATGCGATGGCTGCAGGAGCACGGCCGCGGGCCTGATGGATGGTTCGGAAGCCGCTTTGATCGGAAGCCCGCCAAGGACCACAAACCCACGCTGATTGACCAGGCTGCGGCGGTTCGAGCGCTGCTGGCGGGGGGCCTCAGGCGAGAAGGTCCCGCACCACGTGCCCGTGCACGTCGGTGA